Proteins encoded by one window of Vespula pensylvanica isolate Volc-1 chromosome 6, ASM1446617v1, whole genome shotgun sequence:
- the LOC122630193 gene encoding uncharacterized protein LOC122630193 isoform X3: MQGLTFPRRKGRFTPSSSSSSLLVLLLLPLAELPLANGSCEFPASWAGEWYQHGKPVPIIINATMLGERKCVERRKDKFITYGDKCYHCMIITARHENVIQYREGFCNPDPMDLENMCSMIGSDDILYSMFRINSKPIPCPFSGPPFTFSYNRGYRECAVPISLAERCTDESKLLLKYQACPDIDGTESNTEELQCLAVWNDGGRNKYLVGTLKGRNAVANEVTFRCFLYEEKHHQGKVVYMLAHSGEPTCNGLTTVSEASLTIKLTKVDKEHSRCKYPSWVTQHHDWHSLDGTKMYHFTNKNATLKVKAQETDREAFHEEKIVCHNLEKMHPNDNMQGHKVKVIAHVTSGCDIGYVCMIFHKRDGHIIEIQQSAQKAIMPDEVCSLWDPSNMPYTTLITSFLHQRKCSHPGRYSIMDFAPSNVFSATPRRQRRSEKSSKTAKRRTWQDDIEDEECRSTDIQIGCSSSDQNEMVIANTCEHEEIAYSCHGSWEEKGIWYTIVSQKSIEFRAGLGQTYCFSMRSGVNPEKSQDRSRSLQQEQELWLSKPTRFCQRNGTNEWTYRLSSQGGVCEDLMKAASSIASTFSLSSSTIIVTIVTTTYTILSR; this comes from the exons GTTCTTGCGAGTTTCCAGCAAGTTGGGCGGGAGAATGGTATCAACACGGAAAACCGGTACCAATTATCATAAATGCGACGATGTTAGGCGAAAGAAAGTGtgtggaaagaagaaaagacaagtTTATCACATA CGGTGATAAATGTTACCACTGTATGATCATTACCGCAAGGCACGAAAACGTCATTCAATATCGCGAAG GATTCTGCAATCCAGACCCGATGGATCTAGAAAACATGTGCTCGATGATCGGCTCGGACgatattctatattctatGTTTCGGATAAACTCTAAGCCCATACCTTGTCCATTCAGTGGCCCTCCATTCACATTTTCGTATAATCGAGGATACCGAGAGTGCGCAGTACCTATAAGTTTGGCCGAACGATGTACGGACGAGAGTAAGCTTCTTCTTAAATATCAGGCTTGTCCGGACATCGATGGAACTGAAAGTAAca cGGAGGAGTTGCAGTGCCTAGCGGTGTGGAACGACGGTGGACGCAATAAATATTTAGTGGGTACACTAAAGGGAAGAAATGCTGTTGCTAACGAAGTAACATTTAG GTGCTTTTTATACGAAGAGAAACATCATCAGGGTAAAGTGGTTTATATGCTCGCTCATTCCGGAGAACCTACTTGCAATGGTTTGACAACGGTATCCGAGGCATCCCTCACGATAAAACTAACGAAAG TGGACAAAGAACACAGTAGATGCAAATATCCATCATGGGTTACGCAACATCACGATTGGCATTCATTGGATGGCACAAAAATGTATCACTTTACAAACAAAAATGCAACGCTCAAAGTAAAGGCTCAAGAAACGGACAGGGAAGCTTTTCACGAGGAAAAAATCGTCTGTCATAATTTAGAAAAGATGCATCCGAACGATAATATGCAAGGTCACAAAGTGAAGGTGATAGCTCATGTGACCAGCGGTTG TGACATCGGTTACGTATGCATGATATTCCATAAGAGAGACGGACACATCATTGAAATACAACAGTCCG CACAAAAGGCAATCATGCCAGACGAAGTATGTTCCCTTTGGGATCCTTCAAATATGCCTTATACGACTTTAATAA CTTCTTTCCTACATCAAAGAAAATGTTCGCACCCCGGTCGCTACTCTATCATGGATTTTGCCCCTTCAAACGTATTCTCGGCTACTCCCAGACGACAGCGTCGCAGTGAGAAATCTTCGAAAACGGCAAAAAGAAGGACGTGGCAGGACGATATTGAAGACGAGGAGTGTAGGAGTACCGATATTCAAATAGGATGCAGCTCGTCCGATCAAAATGAAATGGTAATAGCAAATACTTGTGAACACGAAGAAATAG catATTCTTGTCATGGGAGTTGGGAAGAGAAAGGTATATGGTATACTATAGTGTCTCAAAAAAGTATAGAATTTAGGGCAGGCCTAGGACAAACGTATTGTTTCTCAATGCGATCTGGTGTAAATCCAGAAAAAAGTCAAGATAGGAGTAGATCGCTACAGCAAGAGCAAGAGTTATGGCTTTCGAAGCCAACACGTTTTTGTCAGAGGAACGGAACAAATGAATGGACGTACAGACTCTCCAGTCAAGGTg GTGTCTGTGAAGATTTAATGAAGGCAGCATCGAGTATAGCATCTACTTTCTCGTTGAGTAGCAGTACGATTATCGTTACAATAGTCACAACGACGTACACGATATTGTCTAGATGA